In Polaribacter sp. Hel_I_88, the following proteins share a genomic window:
- a CDS encoding calcium/sodium antiporter has translation MNFLLIIGGLILLILGGNWLLKSAVALSLKLNISKVVIGMTVVSFATSAPELIVSINAALNGSSDLALGNVIGSNIANLGLVLGITLLLGSMTVQKGFFRTDWPVMMIASGLLFFFLANNNVIELYEGIFLFAFLIIFLIYLLRTQKNIDVDEILEEEILLPNYKTVFYLIIGGIGLYGGSELLIKGATSLALEFGVTERVIGVTVVSIGTSVPELAASIIAIIKKEKAISLGNLIGSNIFNILAVIGITSIITPISLSDERLLTSDIYWMLGISFILLPMVFIPKRFNLNWKHGIILLIGYGFFIYKTL, from the coding sequence ATGAACTTTTTACTAATTATTGGTGGTTTAATATTGTTGATTTTAGGCGGAAACTGGTTGTTAAAATCAGCAGTTGCTTTATCTTTAAAATTAAATATTTCTAAAGTTGTTATTGGTATGACAGTTGTATCTTTTGCAACATCTGCTCCAGAACTTATTGTAAGTATTAATGCAGCTTTAAATGGCTCATCAGATCTAGCTTTAGGAAACGTAATTGGTTCTAACATCGCAAATTTAGGCTTGGTTTTAGGTATTACCTTGCTTTTAGGATCTATGACAGTTCAAAAAGGTTTTTTCAGAACAGATTGGCCAGTAATGATGATTGCTTCTGGTTTGCTTTTCTTTTTTTTAGCAAACAATAATGTTATCGAACTTTATGAGGGTATTTTTCTATTTGCCTTTTTAATTATTTTTTTAATTTATCTTTTACGAACTCAAAAAAATATAGATGTTGATGAAATTTTAGAAGAAGAAATTTTATTACCAAATTATAAAACGGTCTTTTATTTAATTATCGGAGGTATTGGGCTTTATGGAGGTTCTGAGTTGCTAATTAAAGGGGCAACTTCTTTAGCGTTAGAATTTGGAGTTACAGAACGTGTAATTGGAGTAACAGTGGTGTCTATTGGAACAAGTGTGCCAGAATTGGCAGCTTCCATCATTGCCATTATCAAAAAAGAAAAAGCAATTTCTTTAGGGAATTTAATAGGTTCAAACATATTTAATATTTTGGCTGTTATTGGTATTACCTCTATCATTACACCAATTTCTCTATCTGATGAAAGGCTATTAACAAGTGATATTTATTGGATGTTAGGCATTTCATTTATTTTGTTACCCATGGTTTTTATTCCTAAAAGGTTCAATTTAAATTGGAAACACGGAATTATTTTACTCATTGGTTATGGTTTCTTTATTTATAAAACGCTGTAA
- a CDS encoding DUF1684 domain-containing protein, with protein MRNIAFIFILSLIISCNSNDKRPIMGETEYQQHLNANFKDATTSPLKKKDLKNFKGLDFFPVDSTFIVVSKFTKIENSPIFKMPTNTGREPFYKEYGVLNFTIKGEDFQLTLYQDQDETLDEKFKDDLFLPFTDKTSGNETYGAGRYINLKTTDINNDGTFLLNFNNSYNPYCAYNEKFSCPLTPRKNHLDMEIKAGVKNFKK; from the coding sequence ATGAGAAATATTGCATTCATATTTATTTTATCACTCATTATTTCTTGCAATTCAAATGATAAACGTCCAATAATGGGCGAAACTGAATATCAGCAACACTTAAATGCAAATTTTAAAGACGCAACAACATCACCTTTAAAAAAGAAAGATTTAAAAAATTTTAAAGGACTCGATTTTTTTCCTGTAGATTCTACTTTTATTGTGGTATCAAAATTCACAAAAATCGAAAATTCTCCAATTTTTAAAATGCCAACCAATACTGGCAGAGAACCTTTTTATAAAGAATATGGTGTTTTGAATTTTACCATTAAAGGAGAGGATTTTCAACTTACTTTGTATCAAGATCAAGATGAAACTTTAGATGAAAAATTTAAAGACGATTTATTTTTACCTTTTACAGATAAAACTTCTGGAAATGAAACCTATGGAGCAGGTCGTTATATAAATCTAAAAACTACAGACATCAACAACGATGGAACTTTTCTCTTAAACTTCAATAATTCCTACAATCCTTATTGTGCTTATAACGAAAAGTTTTCTTGTCCATTAACTCCAAGAAAAAATCATTTAGATATGGAGATTAAAGCTGGAGTAAAAAACTTTAAAAAGTAG
- a CDS encoding crotonase/enoyl-CoA hydratase family protein — translation MNEFVTYQSEENYAIITINNGKANAISHEVVAGLNYSLDKAEQEDKVVILTGTQGIFSGGFDLKVMTKSPETALELVTKGSQLSHRMLSFPKPIILACNGHAIAKGAFLLLSVDYRIGVEGDFKIGLNEVMIGMTMHNAGIAIANARLSEVYLNRSVNNAEIFSSKDAVKAGFLDIIVPEDHLMPTAIKVAQMFTKLNKKAHAETKLKVRKQHLETLANAIELDSKSSISIDA, via the coding sequence ATGAACGAATTTGTAACCTATCAATCTGAAGAAAATTACGCAATTATTACTATTAATAATGGAAAAGCAAATGCAATTTCGCACGAAGTTGTTGCTGGTTTAAATTATAGTTTAGACAAAGCTGAGCAAGAAGATAAAGTTGTAATTTTAACAGGAACTCAAGGAATTTTTTCTGGTGGTTTCGATTTAAAAGTGATGACAAAATCGCCTGAAACTGCTTTAGAATTGGTTACAAAAGGATCTCAATTATCTCATAGAATGTTGTCTTTTCCTAAACCAATTATTCTGGCTTGTAATGGTCATGCCATTGCAAAAGGTGCATTTTTATTATTATCTGTAGATTACAGAATTGGTGTTGAAGGCGATTTTAAAATTGGCTTAAATGAAGTGATGATTGGTATGACCATGCACAATGCAGGAATTGCCATCGCAAATGCTCGTTTGTCTGAAGTGTATTTGAATAGAAGTGTAAATAATGCAGAAATATTCAGTTCTAAAGATGCTGTAAAAGCTGGTTTTTTAGATATCATTGTTCCTGAAGACCACTTAATGCCAACAGCTATTAAAGTTGCACAAATGTTTACAAAACTAAACAAAAAAGCACATGCTGAAACAAAGTTAAAAGTTAGAAAACAGCATTTAGAAACGTTAGCAAATGCTATTGAATTGGATTCAAAAAGCAGTATTTCTATAGACGCCTAA
- the crcB gene encoding fluoride efflux transporter CrcB produces MKNLILVFIGGGFGSVLRYVISKWLNNSENGIPYGTFAANILGSLLIGLILGYAAKSDAISQNQTLLLATGFCGGFTTFSTFAYENHLFLKSGDFTSFAIYTIISFVIGFLAVFAGLYLVKFL; encoded by the coding sequence ATGAAAAATTTAATTCTGGTTTTTATTGGTGGTGGTTTTGGTAGTGTTTTACGTTATGTAATTAGCAAATGGCTAAATAATTCTGAAAATGGAATTCCTTATGGAACTTTTGCAGCAAACATTTTAGGAAGCCTTTTAATAGGTCTTATTCTAGGTTATGCAGCCAAAAGCGACGCGATTTCTCAAAATCAAACGTTGTTATTAGCCACTGGTTTTTGTGGTGGTTTTACAACATTCTCTACATTTGCTTACGAAAATCATCTATTTTTAAAATCTGGAGACTTTACCTCTTTTGCAATCTACACTATCATAAGTTTTGTCATTGGTTTTTTAGCAGTTTTTGCAGGATTGTATTTAGTGAAGTTTCTATAA
- a CDS encoding DoxX family protein, which translates to MKLLVQIARIIVGTLFIFSGFVKLVDPIGSQYKFEEYFSEGVLNLEFLIPYALPFAIFLIIAEIVLGVALLVGWKAKFTVNSLKLIILFFLFLTWYSAYYNKVTDCGCFGDAIKLTPWETFTKDVILTILIFFIGAKIRFIKPVLPKANPGLIVIASLIISSFITYHVLTHLPIIDFRAYAIGKNIPEGMEYKNDGKIPPVHDFMLEDSQNDLAPQILKMEKVMLVIMSSLDKSDYEAFPEIKTKAEEALQEGYKVYGVSASFSDIIQLTKNKYQLPFEILFCDETTLKTMIRSNPGIMILNNGTIVEKKNWRDLDDIKL; encoded by the coding sequence ATGAAATTACTAGTCCAAATTGCAAGAATAATAGTAGGAACCTTATTTATATTTTCGGGTTTTGTAAAATTGGTAGATCCAATTGGTTCTCAATACAAATTCGAAGAATATTTTTCTGAAGGTGTTTTAAATTTGGAGTTTCTAATTCCTTATGCATTGCCTTTTGCTATCTTTTTAATTATTGCAGAAATTGTTTTAGGAGTTGCTTTATTAGTGGGTTGGAAAGCTAAATTTACAGTGAATTCCTTAAAATTAATAATTCTTTTCTTTCTATTCTTAACCTGGTATTCTGCCTATTATAACAAAGTTACAGATTGTGGTTGTTTTGGAGATGCCATCAAATTAACTCCTTGGGAAACCTTCACAAAAGATGTTATTTTAACCATTTTAATTTTCTTTATTGGTGCAAAAATTAGATTTATAAAACCTGTTTTACCCAAAGCAAATCCTGGTTTGATAGTAATTGCATCACTTATAATTTCTAGTTTTATTACTTATCATGTTTTAACTCATTTACCAATTATCGATTTTAGAGCCTATGCTATTGGCAAAAATATTCCTGAAGGAATGGAATATAAAAATGATGGAAAAATACCTCCTGTTCACGATTTTATGTTAGAAGATTCTCAAAATGATTTAGCGCCACAAATCTTAAAAATGGAGAAAGTAATGTTGGTGATCATGTCTAGTTTAGATAAATCTGATTATGAAGCTTTTCCTGAAATTAAAACAAAAGCAGAGGAAGCGTTGCAAGAAGGATATAAAGTATATGGAGTTTCTGCTTCTTTTTCTGATATTATTCAACTAACAAAAAACAAATATCAACTTCCTTTTGAAATTTTATTTTGTGATGAAACTACGCTAAAAACAATGATTAGATCTAATCCTGGAATTATGATTTTAAACAATGGAACTATTGTTGAAAAGAAAAACTGGAGAGATCTTGATGACATAAAACTATAA
- a CDS encoding DUF1599 domain-containing protein encodes MQDTSKQYDAVIEGCRSLFIKKMADYGAAWRILRLPSLTDQIFIKAQRIRQLQENVVQKVAEGEKSEFIGIINYSIMALIQLEKGVVETPDLNTKEATILYDKHLKATKELMMNKNHDYGEVWREMRVSSLTDLILQKLLRVKQIEDNKGKTLVSEGIDANYQDMINYAVFAMIHLG; translated from the coding sequence ATGCAAGATACATCTAAACAATATGATGCTGTAATTGAAGGTTGCAGAAGTTTATTCATCAAAAAAATGGCTGATTATGGTGCTGCTTGGCGAATTTTACGTTTGCCATCGTTAACAGATCAAATATTTATTAAAGCACAAAGAATAAGACAGTTGCAAGAAAATGTAGTCCAAAAAGTAGCTGAAGGAGAAAAATCGGAATTTATTGGTATTATCAACTACTCAATAATGGCTCTTATTCAGCTAGAAAAAGGCGTGGTAGAAACTCCTGATTTAAATACTAAGGAAGCAACAATTTTGTACGATAAACATTTAAAAGCAACCAAAGAATTAATGATGAATAAAAATCATGATTATGGAGAAGTTTGGAGAGAAATGCGTGTTTCTAGTTTAACAGATTTAATTTTACAAAAATTATTACGTGTAAAACAAATTGAAGATAACAAAGGAAAAACATTGGTTTCTGAAGGCATTGATGCCAATTACCAAGACATGATAAATTATGCTGTTTTTGCGATGATTCATTTGGGATAA
- a CDS encoding TIGR00730 family Rossman fold protein translates to MNRIVVFCGSSLGFKPVYKEAAIELGNYFVNNTIGLVYGGGKIGMMGALSDTILSQKGEVIGVIPKLLEKEEVLHAGVEEMIICKNMSERKVIMSKLVDGYITLPGGFGTLDELFEALTLNQLHIEQKPVGLLNINGFFDGVLMQIDKMVEEGYVRPENKKLLIVEDSVEKLLDKMNKYIAPEISHVINKVVS, encoded by the coding sequence ATGAATAGAATTGTTGTTTTTTGTGGGTCAAGTTTGGGGTTTAAACCAGTTTATAAAGAAGCTGCCATAGAACTTGGAAACTATTTTGTAAACAATACTATTGGGTTGGTTTATGGAGGAGGAAAAATAGGAATGATGGGAGCTTTGTCAGATACAATTCTATCTCAAAAAGGTGAAGTTATTGGCGTAATTCCTAAATTATTAGAAAAAGAAGAGGTGCTACATGCAGGAGTTGAAGAAATGATTATTTGCAAAAATATGAGCGAACGTAAAGTAATTATGAGCAAATTAGTGGATGGTTATATTACACTTCCTGGAGGTTTTGGCACGTTAGATGAATTGTTTGAAGCATTGACCTTAAATCAATTGCATATTGAGCAAAAACCTGTAGGACTTTTAAATATAAACGGTTTTTTTGATGGAGTTTTAATGCAGATTGATAAAATGGTAGAAGAAGGATATGTAAGACCAGAAAATAAAAAGTTATTGATTGTTGAAGATTCAGTTGAAAAACTTTTAGACAAAATGAACAAATATATTGCTCCAGAAATTAGTCACGTAATCAATAAAGTAGTTAGTTAA
- the folP gene encoding dihydropteroate synthase, which translates to MTINCKGTLVDLSSPKVMGILNITPDSFYDGGKYKDESAILTQVEKMLFEGATFIDVGAYSSRPGAKHIAEVEELQRILPVIDLLIKNFPEIILSVDTFRSKVAIETVNAGAAIINDISGGKMDANMFETVANLQVPYVLMHMLGTPQNMQKNPVYKDVVEEIISFFAAQIFKLHQLKLNDVIIDVGFGFGKTVAHNFDILKNLSLFKNLDTPILAGVSRKSMLYKTLDISAKEALNATTSANTIALLNGANILRVHDVKEAVEAVKIVEQVL; encoded by the coding sequence ATGACGATAAATTGTAAAGGAACCTTAGTGGATTTATCATCACCAAAAGTGATGGGAATTTTAAATATTACTCCAGATTCTTTTTATGATGGAGGAAAATACAAAGACGAAAGTGCTATTTTAACTCAAGTTGAAAAAATGCTTTTTGAAGGTGCCACTTTTATTGATGTTGGTGCGTATTCTTCAAGACCAGGAGCAAAACATATTGCTGAAGTAGAAGAATTACAAAGAATACTTCCTGTAATTGATTTATTGATAAAAAACTTTCCTGAAATTATACTTTCTGTAGATACTTTTAGAAGTAAAGTTGCTATAGAAACTGTAAATGCTGGAGCAGCAATCATCAATGATATTTCTGGAGGAAAAATGGATGCCAACATGTTTGAAACTGTTGCCAATTTGCAAGTGCCTTATGTTTTAATGCACATGTTAGGAACTCCACAAAATATGCAGAAAAACCCTGTTTATAAAGATGTTGTTGAAGAAATTATTTCCTTTTTTGCAGCACAAATTTTTAAATTACATCAACTAAAATTAAACGATGTTATTATTGATGTTGGTTTCGGATTTGGAAAAACCGTAGCTCATAATTTTGATATTTTGAAGAATTTGTCACTTTTCAAAAATTTAGATACGCCTATTTTAGCTGGTGTTTCAAGAAAATCGATGTTGTATAAAACCTTAGATATTTCTGCAAAAGAAGCTTTAAATGCGACAACTTCAGCCAATACAATTGCGCTGTTAAATGGCGCAAATATTTTACGAGTGCATGATGTAAAAGAAGCTGTGGAAGCTGTGAAAATTGTTGAGCAGGTTTTGTAG
- a CDS encoding YgiQ family radical SAM protein, with translation MQETTKHQLTDWLPTTNREVKIRGWEELDVILFSGDAYVDHPSFGPAVIGRILESYGLRVAIVPQPNVNDNLQDFEKLGKPRLFFGATGGCMDPMVSNYTASKKRRDKDAYTPNGDKGFRPDYATSVYSKILKEKFPDVPVLIGGIEASLRRVTHYDYWSDKLLPTILETSKADMLVYGMGEQPLREIVTLLQKGVPFSSLKNIKQTAVLIDQKQEKLPVVNDWEDVTINSHTACLNDKKTFASNFKVIEQESNKLKARRILQEVEGKTLVINPPFPTMTEKEIDGSFDLPFTRLPHPKYDKRGPIPAFEMIKFSINIHRGCFGGCSFCTISAHQGKFIASRSKESVLREVDKVANMPDFKGYLSDIGGPSANMYQMKGKVQSICDKCVAPSCISPVICSNLDTSHKPLTELYQAVDKHPKIKKSFIGSGIRHDMLVPEFNKNADPKELDEYTEEVMTNHVSGRLKVAPEHTSDPVLKLMRKPSFTYFHKFKERFDKINIKKKLNLQLIPYFISSHPASEVEDMANLAAETKNMGFQLEQVQGFTPTPMTVATVIYYSGYHPYTLKPTRTPKTKKEREDQHRFFFWYKKENKDWIKNTLTKVGRSDLLQVLLPENNSWKKNKTKHKTAQHTFDDAIPFNRRKKKVSRAPKKRR, from the coding sequence ATGCAAGAAACTACAAAACATCAATTAACTGACTGGTTACCAACAACGAACAGAGAAGTAAAAATTCGTGGTTGGGAAGAATTAGACGTGATTTTATTTAGTGGAGATGCGTATGTGGATCATCCATCTTTTGGACCAGCTGTAATTGGACGAATTTTAGAAAGTTACGGTTTAAGAGTCGCGATTGTGCCTCAACCAAACGTAAACGATAATCTACAAGATTTTGAGAAATTAGGAAAACCAAGATTGTTTTTTGGAGCAACTGGAGGTTGTATGGATCCTATGGTTTCTAATTACACAGCAAGCAAAAAAAGACGTGATAAAGATGCGTATACTCCTAATGGAGATAAAGGTTTTAGACCTGACTATGCAACGTCTGTATATTCTAAAATATTAAAGGAAAAATTTCCTGATGTGCCTGTTTTAATTGGCGGAATTGAAGCTTCTTTAAGACGTGTTACGCATTATGATTACTGGTCTGACAAGTTGTTGCCAACAATTTTGGAAACCTCTAAAGCAGATATGTTGGTGTATGGAATGGGTGAGCAACCTTTGCGTGAAATTGTAACATTGTTGCAAAAAGGGGTTCCATTTTCGAGCTTGAAAAACATCAAACAAACTGCTGTTTTAATCGATCAAAAACAAGAAAAATTACCAGTTGTAAATGATTGGGAGGATGTAACTATCAACTCTCATACAGCTTGTTTAAATGATAAAAAAACGTTTGCTTCTAACTTTAAAGTGATTGAGCAAGAATCAAATAAATTAAAAGCAAGACGAATTTTACAGGAAGTGGAAGGAAAAACTTTGGTGATCAATCCTCCTTTTCCAACCATGACAGAAAAAGAAATTGATGGTTCTTTCGATTTGCCTTTTACACGCTTGCCACATCCAAAATATGATAAGCGTGGACCAATTCCTGCTTTTGAAATGATAAAATTCTCAATAAATATTCACAGAGGATGTTTTGGAGGTTGTAGTTTCTGTACAATTTCTGCACATCAAGGAAAATTTATTGCGAGTAGAAGTAAAGAATCTGTTTTAAGAGAGGTTGATAAAGTGGCTAATATGCCAGACTTTAAAGGCTATTTATCTGATATTGGTGGACCTTCTGCTAATATGTATCAGATGAAAGGAAAAGTACAATCTATTTGCGACAAATGTGTTGCACCAAGTTGTATTTCGCCTGTAATTTGTTCTAATTTAGATACGTCTCACAAGCCATTAACGGAATTATATCAAGCAGTTGATAAACACCCAAAGATTAAAAAATCTTTTATTGGTAGTGGAATTCGACATGACATGTTAGTGCCTGAATTTAACAAAAATGCAGATCCAAAAGAATTAGATGAGTATACAGAAGAAGTGATGACGAATCATGTTTCTGGGCGATTAAAAGTGGCTCCAGAACATACTTCTGATCCTGTTTTAAAGTTGATGCGTAAACCTTCTTTTACGTATTTTCATAAATTTAAAGAGCGTTTTGATAAGATAAATATTAAGAAGAAATTGAACTTACAATTGATTCCTTATTTTATATCAAGTCACCCAGCAAGTGAAGTGGAAGATATGGCAAATTTGGCTGCTGAAACTAAAAATATGGGCTTTCAGCTGGAGCAAGTTCAGGGTTTTACACCAACTCCAATGACAGTTGCTACTGTTATTTATTATTCTGGTTATCATCCTTATACTTTAAAACCAACAAGAACTCCAAAGACAAAAAAGGAACGTGAAGACCAACATAGATTTTTCTTTTGGTACAAAAAAGAAAATAAAGATTGGATTAAAAACACGTTAACTAAAGTTGGGCGATCTGATTTGTTACAAGTTTTATTGCCAGAAAATAATTCCTGGAAAAAGAACAAAACAAAGCACAAAACTGCACAACATACTTTTGATGATGCAATACCTTTTAATAGAAGGAAAAAGAAAGTGAGTAGAGCTCCTAAAAAGAGGAGGTAG
- a CDS encoding NAD(P)-dependent oxidoreductase — translation MKKKITIIGGGMSAFLLASTLNAEKFTITIYEKNKTTGRKFLVAGKGGFNLTHSELLETFIKKYTPTDFLEKSLENFTNKDFRNWLDKIGIPTYIGSSKRVYPKEGIKPIEVLNAILKHLKEKGVAINYEHTFSDWDKNNKPIINGKSIQSDYTIFCLGGASWKITGSDGVWRKIFSEEDIKTVPFQASNCGFEIDWKPNFIDKHEGTPLKNITISCDVKMQKGETVITEFGLEGNAIYGLSPQIRAQLHQHKKATIFVDLKPSLTLENVYSKIIASTYKNTTQILKKELKLSLAQIDLLKIYLSKESYLDVKSLSENIKKFPLEITNTAKIDEAISTVGGIDLNAVSSNFELKKIPNQFCIGEMLDWDTPTGGYLLQGCASMGFSLGEYLNEKN, via the coding sequence ATGAAAAAAAAAATTACGATTATTGGTGGTGGAATGTCAGCTTTTTTACTAGCATCAACTTTAAATGCTGAAAAGTTTACAATTACCATTTATGAAAAAAATAAAACTACAGGCCGTAAATTTTTAGTAGCTGGTAAAGGTGGTTTTAACTTGACGCATTCAGAACTACTTGAAACCTTTATTAAAAAGTATACACCAACTGATTTTTTGGAAAAATCTTTAGAAAATTTCACAAATAAAGATTTTAGAAATTGGCTTGATAAAATCGGAATTCCCACTTATATAGGAAGTAGCAAAAGAGTCTACCCAAAAGAAGGCATAAAACCCATTGAAGTTTTAAATGCCATTTTAAAGCACCTGAAAGAAAAAGGTGTTGCCATAAATTACGAGCATACTTTTTCTGATTGGGATAAAAACAACAAACCAATAATTAACGGTAAATCTATTCAATCAGATTATACTATTTTTTGTTTGGGTGGAGCAAGTTGGAAAATTACAGGTTCTGATGGAGTTTGGAGAAAAATATTTTCTGAAGAAGATATTAAAACTGTTCCTTTTCAGGCTTCCAATTGTGGATTTGAAATTGATTGGAAACCGAACTTCATTGATAAACACGAAGGAACTCCTTTAAAAAATATCACTATTTCTTGTGATGTAAAAATGCAAAAAGGGGAAACTGTTATTACTGAATTTGGTTTAGAAGGAAATGCCATTTATGGATTAAGTCCACAAATTAGAGCACAACTTCATCAGCATAAAAAAGCAACAATTTTTGTCGATTTAAAACCCTCTTTAACTTTAGAGAATGTGTATTCAAAAATAATAGCATCAACCTATAAAAACACCACACAAATTTTAAAAAAAGAGCTCAAATTGAGTTTAGCTCAAATCGATTTGTTAAAAATATACCTTTCTAAAGAATCATATTTAGACGTAAAATCTTTATCAGAAAACATTAAAAAATTTCCTTTAGAAATCACCAACACTGCGAAAATTGACGAAGCTATTTCTACAGTTGGTGGAATCGATTTAAACGCAGTTTCTAGTAATTTCGAACTCAAAAAAATACCAAATCAATTTTGTATTGGTGAAATGTTAGATTGGGATACTCCAACAGGTGGTTATCTTTTGCAAGGTTGTGCAAGTATGGGTTTTTCTTTAGGGGAATATTTGAATGAAAAAAATTAA
- the ctlX gene encoding citrulline utilization hydrolase CtlX produces MQQTTNSILMIRPINFRMNEQTAVNNYFQEDIDLKNAEINKKAQEEFDAFVFKLKSFGIHVTVISDTDEHDTPDSIFPNNWISFHADGTVGIYPMFAENRRLERREDILVELEKNGFLIENTVDYTAAEEESLFLEGTGSIILDRVNRKAYCALSARADEELFIEFCEDFEYTPVVFIANQTVNNKRVAIYHTNVMMCVATTFAVICLDTIDDKAERKNVVKHLKEDGKQIIEITEDQMNNFAGNMLQLKGENDELFLIMSQTAHDCLTQSQIAKINNHCKIISSSLETIETCGGGSARCMMAEIFLPKNNS; encoded by the coding sequence ATGCAACAAACAACTAATTCTATTTTAATGATTCGTCCTATAAACTTTAGGATGAACGAACAAACTGCTGTAAACAACTATTTTCAAGAAGATATTGATTTAAAAAATGCAGAAATAAATAAAAAAGCACAAGAAGAATTTGATGCTTTCGTATTTAAATTAAAAAGCTTTGGGATTCATGTAACTGTAATTTCTGATACAGATGAACATGATACACCAGATTCTATTTTTCCTAATAACTGGATTTCTTTTCATGCTGATGGTACTGTTGGAATCTATCCAATGTTTGCAGAAAACAGACGATTAGAAAGAAGAGAAGATATTTTAGTTGAATTAGAAAAAAATGGTTTTTTAATAGAAAACACAGTAGATTATACTGCTGCAGAAGAAGAAAGCTTGTTTTTAGAAGGAACAGGAAGTATTATTTTAGATCGCGTTAACAGAAAAGCATATTGTGCTTTATCAGCAAGAGCAGATGAAGAACTTTTTATAGAGTTTTGCGAAGATTTTGAATATACACCTGTAGTTTTTATAGCGAATCAAACTGTAAATAATAAAAGAGTAGCTATTTATCATACCAATGTGATGATGTGTGTTGCTACAACATTTGCTGTAATTTGTTTAGATACTATTGATGATAAAGCCGAACGAAAAAATGTTGTAAAACATTTAAAAGAAGATGGCAAACAAATTATAGAAATTACAGAAGATCAAATGAACAATTTTGCAGGGAATATGCTGCAATTAAAAGGCGAGAATGATGAGTTGTTTTTAATTATGAGCCAAACTGCTCATGATTGTTTAACACAAAGTCAAATTGCTAAAATAAACAATCATTGTAAAATTATATCGAGTTCTTTAGAAACAATTGAAACTTGTGGAGGTGGAAGTGCGCGTTGTATGATGGCAGAAATATTTTTACCCAAAAATAACTCATAA